One region of Populus trichocarpa isolate Nisqually-1 chromosome 4, P.trichocarpa_v4.1, whole genome shotgun sequence genomic DNA includes:
- the LOC18098229 gene encoding LOW QUALITY PROTEIN: UDP-glycosyltransferase 86A2 (The sequence of the model RefSeq protein was modified relative to this genomic sequence to represent the inferred CDS: deleted 1 base in 1 codon) has product MAETHKKPHVIFIPFPLQGHVIPAVHLAIKLASQGFTITFINTQAIHHQTSNAQPSSEPDIFAKVRESGLDIRYTTVSDGLPIGFDRSLNFDQFTAALLHVFSAHVDEVVGQIVKSDDSIRCLIADTFFVWPSKIAKKFGLLYVSFWTEPALVFSLYYHMDLLMINGHFACQDCREDTIDYIPGVKAIEPKDMLSYLQETDTTSISHQLIFKAFNDARNADFLLCNTVQELEVETLSALQAKMPCYAIGPIFPNGFTKSFVATSLWSESDCTQWLDKKPHGSVLYVSFGSFAHVAKRDLVEIAKGLSLSKVSFVWVLRPDIVSSDDADPLPGGFEEEVADRAMIIPWCSQRAVLAHPAIGGFLTHCGWNSVLESIWCQVPLLSLPLQTDQFTNRKLVVDDWKIGFNLSDGKFVTKEEVSYNVKRLMSGKSEDGFRNTIKEMKKTLENALSCNGSSEINMARFVKDLRTKISEKMKPVDRSACTGSQNH; this is encoded by the exons ATGGCAGAGACACACAAGAAACCCCATGTCATCTTCATACCCTTTCCTCTTCAAGGCCATGTCATCCCAGCAGTTCACCTTGCCATCAAGCTGGCATCTCAAGGCTTCACCATCACCTTCATCAACACCCAGGCCATCCATCACCAA ACCTCCAATGCTCAGCCCAGTAGTGAACCAGACATCTTCGCCAAGGTCCGAGAATCAGGCCTTGATATTCGGTATACAACTGTCTCCGATGGGCTTCCTATTGGGTTCGACCGCTCGTTGAACTTTGACCAATTCACGGCAGCCCTATTGCATGTGTTCTCGGCCCATGTGGATGAGGTGGTGGGTCAGATTGTAAAGTCTGATGACAGTATTCGATGCTTGATTGCCGATACATTTTTTGTATGGCCATCAAAGATTGCAAAGAAATTTGGTTTGCTATATGTTTCCTTTTGGACAGAACCGGCTTTGgtgttttccttgtattatcATATGGATCTTCTAATGATAAATGGTCACTTTGCTTGTCAAG ATTGCCGCGAGGACACCATAGATTACATACCAGGAGTTAAGGCCATAGAACCGAAGGACATGTTATCATATCTTCAAGAGACAGATACAACATCCATTAGCCATCAGCTTATTTTCAAGGCCTTCAACGACGCTAGAAATGcagattttcttttatgcaacACTGTGCAAGAACTTGAGGTCGAGACTTTGTCAGCCTTACAAGCCAAGATGCCCTGCTATGCAATTGGACCCATTTTTCCTAATGGCTTCACCAAGAGCTTCGTGGCCACCAGCCTGTGGTCCGAGTCCGATTGCACCCAGTGGCTTGACAAAAAGCCTCATGGCTCAGTCTTGTATGTTTCATTTGGTAGCTTCGCACATGTTGCAAAAAGGGACCTCGTAGAGATTGCAAAAGGGCTTTCCCTTAGCAAAGTGAGTTTTGTTTGGGTGCTTCGGCCTGATATTGTGAGCTCCGATGACGCTGATCCCCTGCCTGGTGGGTTTGAGGAAGAGGTTGCGGACCGTGCAATGATCATACCTTGGTGCAGTCAAAGAGCAGTGTTGGCCCACCCAGCGATCGGAGGGTTCTTAACACATTGTGGATGGAACTCTGTACTAGAAAGTATATGGTGCCAGGTTCCACTACTGAGTCTCCCTTTGCAGACAGATCAATTCACAAATAGGAAATTAGTGGTTGATGACTGGAAGATAGGGTTTAATTTGAGTGATGGAAAGTTTGTCACTAAAGAGGAAGTTTCTTACAATGTCAAACGGTTGATGAGTGGAAAATCAGAGGACGGATTCAGGAACACAATCAAGGAGATGAAGAAAACATTAGAAAATGCATTGTCATGCAATGGGTCGTCAGAGATAAATATGGCTCGGTTCGTCAAGGACCTAAGGACCAAGATCAGTGAAAAGATGAAGCCAGTAGACAGATCTGCATGCACCGGCAGCCAAAACCATTAG
- the LOC18098230 gene encoding ABC transporter F family member 1 encodes MVSEASKKKAAQKKAAAAAKRGGKAAATSSKRAAATAASDSQNEGVDKLSNGAGVLQISDRTCTGVLCSHPLSRDIRIESLSVTFHGHDLIVDSELELNYGRRYGLLGLNGCGKSTLLAAIGCRELPIPDHMDIYHLTREIEASDMSSLEAVISCDEERLKLEKEAEVLAAEDDGGGEALDRIYERLEAMDASTAEKRAAEILYGLGFNKKMQEKKTRDFSGGWRMRIALARALFMNPTILLLDEPTNHLDLEACVWLEETLKKFDRILVVVSHSQDFLNGVCTNIIHMQNKKLKIYTGNFDQYVQTRSELEENQMKQYKWEQDQIASMKEYIARFGHGSAKLARQAQSKEKTLAKMERGGLTEKVARDKILVFRFVNVGKLPPPVLQFVEVTFGYTPDNLIYKSIDFGVDLDSRIALVGPNGAGKSTLLKLMTGDLVPLDGMVRRHNHLRIAQFHQHLAEKLDLEMSALQYMIKEYPGNEEERMRAAIGKFGLTGKAQVMPMKNLSDGQRSRVIFAWLAYRQPHLLLLDEPTNHLDIETIDSLAEALNEWDGGLVLVSHDFRLINQVAEEIWVCENQAVTRWEGDIMDFKKHLKMKAGLSD; translated from the exons ATGGTTTCGGAAGCCAGCAAGAAGAAGGCTGCTCAAAAGAAGGCGGCCGCGGCGGCTAAGCGAGGTGGCAAAGCAGCAGCAACCTCCTCAAAAAGGGCAGCGGCGACGGCGGCGTCTGATTCGCAGAATGAAGGTGTTGATAAGTTGTCGAATGGAGCTGGAGTCCTTCAGATATCCGATCGGACTTGTACAGGCGTCCTCTGTTCCCATCCTCTTTCCAGAGATATTCGA ATCGAGTCGTTGTCAGTTACTTTTCATGGACATGATCTCATTGTAGATTCTGAGCTGGAGCTTAACTATGGCAG ACGATACGGACTACTTGGTTTAAATGGATGTGGGAAATCAACCCTCCTAGCTGCCATAGGGTGTCGGGAACTTCCAATTCCAGACCACATGGACATATATCACCTCACCAGGGAGATCGAAGCCTCTGACATGTCTTCACTTGAGGCTGTGATAAGCTGTGATGAGGAGAGGTTGAAATTGGAGAAGGAAGCCGAAGTCTTGGCAGCAGAG GATGATGGAGGTGGAGAAGCTCTTGATCGTATTTATGAGCGTTTGGAGGCCATGGATGCATCAACTGCTGAGAAACGTGCTGCTGAAATTTTGTATGGTCTTGGGTTTAAcaagaaaatgcaagaaaagaaaactcgaGATTTTTCTGGTGGCTGGAGAATGAGAATTGCACTAGCTCGGGCTTTGTTCATGAACCCAACTATCCTCTTGCTTGATGAGCCAACCAATCATCTTG ATCTAGAAGCCTGTGTCTGGTTGGAGGAAACTTTGAAGAAGTTTGACCGCATTCTAGTTGTGGTCTCACATTCCCAGGATTTCTTGAATGGTGTCTGCACAAACATTATCCATATgcaaaacaagaaattgaaaatctACACTGGTAACTTCGATCAGTATGTTCAGACCCGTTCTGAACTGGAAGAAAATCAGATGAAACAATACAAGTGGGAGCAGGATCAAATTGCTTCCATGAAGGAGTATATTGCCCGATTTGGGCATGGGTCAGCAAAATTAGCTCGCCAGGCACAGAGCAAGGAGAAAACTCTTGCAAAAATGGAGCGGGGTGGACTTACAGAAAAGGTTGCGAGAGACAAGATTCTGGTCTTTCGCTTTGTCAATGTTGGAAAGCTCCCACCACCAGTGCTTCAGTTTGTGGAAGTAACCTTTGGCTACACACCTGATAATCTCATCTATAAGAGTATTGACTTCGGTGTTGATCTGGACTCTAGGATTGCGCTGGTTGGGCCAAATGGTGCTGGGAAGAGTACCCTACTGAAGCTTATGACGGGTGATTTGGTTCCTTTAGATGGTATGGTTCGGCGGCACAATCACTTGAGGATTGCACAATTTCACCAGCACTTGGCTGAGAAGCTTGACTTGGAAATGTCTGCCCTCCAGTATATGATTAAAGAGTATCCAGGGAATGAGGAGGAAAGAATGAGGGCAGCTATTGGGAAGTTTGGGTTGACAGGCAAGGCCCAGGTGATGCCCATGAAGAACTTGTCAGATGGGCAGAGGAGCAGGGTGATATTTGCTTGGCTGGCGTATAGGCAGCCCCACTTGCTACTGCTGGATGAGCCAACAAACCATTTGGATATTGAGACGATTGACTCTCTGGCTGAGGCATTGAATGAGTGGGATGGGGGTCTTGTTCTTGTTAGCCATGATTTCAGGCTCATAAATCAGGTAGCAGAGGAGATTTGGGTATGCGAAAATCAAGCTGTTACCCGGTGGGAGGGTGACATTATGGACTTCAAGAAGCACCTCAAGATGAAGGCCGGTTTGTCTGATTAA